In a genomic window of Salminus brasiliensis chromosome 12, fSalBra1.hap2, whole genome shotgun sequence:
- the LOC140573569 gene encoding large ribosomal subunit protein uL3-like, translating into MAERSKSHRKFHAPRHGHMGFLPHKRSKRHRGRVRSWPKDDPKQPVHLTAFLGYKAGMTHTLREVHRTGMKTSKREEVEAVTIIETPPVIVVGVVGYISTLKGLRSFKTIFAEHISDECKRRFYKNWYKSKKKAFTKYSKKWQDETGKKQLEKDFDLMKKYCSVIRVIVHSQMRLLPLRQKKAHIMEVQLNGGTTAEKVDWVRERLEQPVPVSSVFCQNEMIDVIGVTKGHGVKGVTSRWRTKKLPRKTHKGLRKVACIGAWHPARVGYTIARAGQKGYHHRTELNKKIYRIGKGVHIQDGKVVRNNASTTYDTTQKTITPMGGFPRYGEVNSDYVMVKGCVVGAKKRVLTLRKSLLVQTTRKARETIELKFIDTTSKFGHGCFQTAQEKFAFMGPQKKHLLKKAPEPTPEEPL; encoded by the exons ATGGCGGAAAG GTCGAAG TCTCACCGTAAATTCCATGCCCCTCGTCACGGGCACATGGGCTTTCTGCCCCACAAGAGGAGCAAGAGACATCGTGGGAGGGTGCGCAGCTGGCCCAAAGACGACCCTAAACAGCCTGTCCACCTCACAGCGTTCCTGGGCTACAAGGCTGGCATGACCCACACACTAAGGGAGGTGCATCGTACCGGCATGA AGACATCAAAGCGTGAGGAGGTGGAGGCTGTCACTATTATCGAGACTCCTCCAGTGATTGTGGTGGGAGTGGTAGGATACATCAGCACCCTGAAGGGTCTGCGCAGTTTCAAGACCATCTTTGCCGAGCACATTAGTGATGAGTGCAAGAGGCGATTCTACAAAAAttg GTACAAGAGCAAGAAGAAGGCCTTCACTAAATACAGCAAGAAGTGGCAGGATGAAACAGGCAAAAAGCAGCTGGAGAAGGATTTCGACCTGATGAAGAAATACTGCTCCGTGATCAGGGTCATTGTTCATTCTCAG ATGCGCTTGCTGCCTCTGAGGCAGAAGAAGGCCCACATCATGGAGGTCCAGCTGAACGGAGGCACCACAGCAGAGAAGGTGGACTGGGTCAGAGAGAGGCTGGAGCAGCCAGTGCCCGTGTCCTCCGTCTTCTGCCAGAATGAGATGATCGATGTAATAGGGGTGACTAAAGGTCACGGCGTGAAGG GGGTGACGAGCCGCTGGCGCACCAAGAAGCTGCCCAGAAAAACTCATAAGGGCCTGAGGAAGGTGGCCTGCATTGGAGCCTGGCATCCGGCCCGTGTGGGCTACACTATTGCCCGTGCTGGCCAGAAGGGCTACCACCATCGCACAGAGCTGAACAAAAAG ATTTACCGTATTGGGAAAGGGGTACACATCCAGGATGGCAAAGTGGTTCGCAACAACGCCTCCACTACCTATGACACAACCCAGAAGACCATCACTCCAATG GGAGGCTTCCCTCGTTACGGAGAGGTCAACAGCGACTATGTGATGGTTAAAGGCTGTGTGGTTGGGGCAAAGAAACGAGTGCTTACTCTCAGAAAG TCTCTGCTTGTGCAAACCACTCGCAAGGCCAGGGAGACCATTGAGCTCAAATTCATTGACACCACCTCCAAGTTCGGCCATGGCTGCTTCCAGACGGCTCAGGAGAAGTTTGCTTTCATG GGCCCACAGAAGAAACATCTGCTTAAGAAAGCACCTGAGCCTACCCCAGAAGAGCCCCTGTGA
- the LOC140573568 gene encoding RING finger protein 151-like, translated as MEARLLEYANHALLPLVLIGGELQAEADTCLQSCGYDVELFVDVPDDDLICSICQGVLRCPVRAACHHIFCKKCIMQWLKRQETCPCCRKPVNQSLIYVMFKLSKAIGRLKIKCRNEIRGCRATFPLSEQYCHGMGCPFELISCPYQGCRAQLLRRDLEAHAHHCEHWRQTCHMGCGAVLSQHTRTQHNCYQKLRRQYEAKQQSHRAIAATLQRKMRKMQSTMAHMKRQISLICESLEVMDDVEEEDEEEESLVSVAARGREVTAAENIARVLVI; from the exons ATGGAAGCACGACTGCTGGAATATGCAAACCACGCCTTGTTGCCGCTTGTTCTGATTGGTGGAGAGT TACAGGCAGAAGCAGACACGTGTTTACAGAGTTGTGGTTATGACGTGGAGCTATTTGTGGATGTGCCGGACGACGACCTGATATGCAGTATATGCCAGGGCGTACTGCGCTGCCCGGTACGAGCAGCCTGCCACCATATCTTCTGTAAAAAGTGCATCATGCAATGGCTAAAGCG ACAGGAAACCTGCCCATGCTGCAGAAAGCCTGTCAACCAGAGCCTGATATATGTCATGTTCAAGCTCAGCAAAGCCATTGGTCGGCTGAAGATCAAG TGCAGGAACGAGATCCGGGGCTGCCGAGCCACTTTCCCACTGTCCGAGCAGTACTGCCATGGCATGGGCTGCCCATTCGAGCTCATCTCCTGCCCCTACCAGGGATGCCGGGCGCAGCTGCTGCGGCGAGACCTGGAGGCACATGCGCACCACTGTGAGCACTGGAGGCAGACGTGCCACATGGGCTGTGGTGCGGTGCTCTCGCAGCACACCCGCACACAGCACAACTGCTACCAGAAGCTGCGGCGGCAGTACGAAGCCAAGCAGCAGAGCCACCGTGCCATCGCCGCCACCCTGCagaggaagatgaggaagatGCAGAGCACCATGGCGCACATGAAGAGGCAGATCAGCCTCATCTGCGAGAGCTTGGAGGTCATGGACGacgtggaggaggaggatgaggaagaggag TCGCTTGTGTCTGTGGCCGCTAGAGGACGTGAGGTCACAGCAGCTGAAAATATCGCGAGAGTCCTGGTGATATAA
- the ndufb10 gene encoding NADH dehydrogenase [ubiquinone] 1 beta subcomplex subunit 10 produces MPEDYDKDVYPEPPRRTPVVESKTSIPNPLNVVTTLFHYTVDLPVTTFKYLLDSLQRKEKYYYYHQRFRRVPELTECKEGDYTCYFEAEMQWRRDYKVDQEIVKIIQRRVGVCQQREGNSAKQNCAKEVEQFREVSRQYQSRYGDLGAYANARKCLMKQKERMMAEQQQEA; encoded by the exons ATGCCGGAGGATTACGATAAGGATGTGTACCCCGAGCCCCCGCGCCGGACACCGGTGGTGGAAAGCAAGACGTCTATTCCGAACCCCCTGAATGTCGTGACCACTTTGTTTCATTACACTGTGGATCTGCCAGTGACCACATTTAAGT ACTTACTCGACAGTCTCCAGCGCAAAGAgaagtactactactaccaccagcGATTCCGCCGCGTGCCAGAGCTGACTGAGTGCAAAGAGGGCGACTACACTTGCTATTTTGAAGCAGAGATGCAGTGGAGGAGAGATTA TAAGGTGGATCAGGAGATTGTCAAGATCATTCAGCGGCGTGTTGGTGTCTGCCAGCAGCGTGAGGGAAATAGCGCCAAGCAGAATTGTGCCAAGGAAGTTGAGCAGTTTCGTGAAGTCAGCAGGCAGTACCAATCACGCT ATGGGGACCTCGGTGCATACGCCAATGCACGGAAGTGCTTAATGAAGCAGAAAGAGAGGATGATGGCggaacagcaacaggaagcaTAA
- the rps2 gene encoding small ribosomal subunit protein uS5: MADDAGGRGGFRGGFGTGGRGRGRGRGRGRGRGRGARGGKSEDKEWVPVTKLGRLVKDMKIKSLEEIYLYSLPIKESEIIDFFLGSALKDEVLKIMPVQKQTRAGQRTRFKAFVAIGDYNGHVGLGVKCSKEVATAIRGAIILAKLSIIPVRRGYWGNKIGKPHTVPCKVTGHCGSVLVRLIPAPRGTGIVSAPVPKKLLMMAGIDDCYTSARGCTATLGNFAKATFDAISKTYSYLTPDLWKETVFAKSPYQEFTDHLAKTHTRVSVQRSQAALQATS, from the exons ATGGCGGACGACGCCGGTGGTAGAGGAGGTTTTCGCGGAGGTTTCGGCACTGGTGGCCGCGGCCGTGGTCGTGGACGGGGCAGAGGCCGCGGAAGGGGACGCGGAGCCCGTGGCGGCAAGTCCGAGGACAAGGAA tGGGTGCCCGTGACCAAGCTCGGCCGTCTGGTGAAGGACATGAAGATCAAGTCCTTGGAGGAGATCTACCTGTATTCTCTGCCCATCAAG GAGTCTGAGATCATTGATTTCTTCCTGGGATCAGCCCTTAAAGATGAGGTGCTGAAGATCATGCCTGTCCAGAAACAGACTAGGGCTGGTCAGCGTACCAGGTTCAAG GCATTTGTTGCCATCGGTGACTACAACGGCCACGTTGGTCTGGGAGTGAAGTGCTCCAAGGAGGTGGCCACTGCCATCCGTGGAGCCATCATTCTGGCCAAGCTGTCCATCATTCCTGTCAGGAGAGGCTACTGGGGTAACAAAATCGGCAAGCCCCACACCGTACCCTGCAAG GTTACTGGCCATTGTGGTTCAGTACTCGTGCGTCTGATCCCGGCTCCTCGTGGTACTGGCATTGTGTCTGCTCCTGTTCCCAAGAAGCTGCTCATGATGGCTGGTATCGACGACTGCTACACCTCAGCCAGAGGCTGCACGGCCACCCTGGGCAACTTTG cCAAGGCTACCTTTGATGCCATCTCCAAGACTTACAGCTATCTGACTCCTGATCTCTGGAAGGAAACTGTGTTTGCCAAGTCTCCTTACCAG gaATTCACTGATCATCTGGCCAAAACTCACACCAGGGTCTCGGTACAGAGGAGCCAGGCTGCTCTTCAGGCAACATCCTAA